A genomic segment from uncultured Marinifilum sp. encodes:
- a CDS encoding acyltransferase translates to MDIDLTKPYLIEIGDNVFFNKYFTLLTHDAVSRLYAHKYNDYMPHSIGKVIIGNNVAFARQVTVLKGVTIGDNVFIGHGSLVVNDIPSNCIAVGRPAKPVCSLDEYYEKAKKNYTEEVKEYYHNVKKKKEDEPTIEDFKNEYHLFVDGNKIDEYLNSLDKKTRRNTIKQMGNSYENYKKNHIAMFNSFEDMIANF, encoded by the coding sequence ATGGACATAGACCTTACAAAACCATACTTAATTGAAATTGGGGATAATGTTTTTTTTAATAAGTATTTTACATTGTTAACACACGACGCTGTATCAAGGTTATATGCACATAAATACAACGATTATATGCCTCACTCTATCGGTAAGGTTATAATTGGTAATAATGTGGCTTTTGCAAGACAAGTAACCGTTTTAAAAGGAGTTACAATTGGCGATAATGTTTTTATTGGCCATGGTTCTCTCGTTGTAAATGATATTCCTTCTAACTGTATAGCTGTGGGCAGACCTGCGAAACCTGTTTGTTCTTTAGATGAATACTATGAAAAAGCAAAGAAAAATTATACCGAAGAGGTAAAGGAATATTATCATAACGTTAAGAAAAAGAAAGAAGATGAGCCCACAATAGAAGATTTCAAAAACGAATATCATTTATTTGTGGACGGGAATAAGATTGATGAATATCTTAACTCTTTGGACAAGAAAACAAGAAGAAATACAATAAAACAAATGGGAAATTCTTATGAGAACTATAAAAAGAATCACATTGCAATGTTTAACAGTTTTGAAGATATGATTGCTAATTTTTAA
- a CDS encoding transporter substrate-binding domain-containing protein, with the protein MKYIILLFPIFFLLSCGKKEQLSFLNKEEQKWLLENGDSIRVAQDPLYAPLDYLTGSGNIEGISNDYLSIIEQKLDIKFLKIHKENLSANLALIKNKQVDIATSLSKTPERSKYLIFTKAYFESPVVIISNSDKTLNVEDLHDKKISVSSNFAAHEYLKRSFPNFELDLVVDDREGIKKIVFNETDVMLIDLASASFHLENLGIVNLHVVGNIDLTYEIAMGVRNDLPILRDILDKTIASISRKEKSKIRKEWVFLATREFWERRNFWYWLGAIVFVLSTVFVISLAFNKRLKRLIRKRTVELNRELSQRLIAETSLRESETRYRIVAEQSGQIVYDYNLKNDSIIWSGDLENTLGFTFEEYKSKKIKDWQKFIHPDDEQKTIDLLDKSIANGNSSYDLVYRYKRKDASYVPINDKGIFLKDFEGNIYRMLGIMNDISKQIEREEQLKEAKKNAENADRLKTQFLSNMSHEIRTPMNSIIGFSSLLTTPELPKEKQDKYCDLIQKSSSYLQNIIDDVMDFAMIESEQVNLYVEQVSLKEIIDNVLDIFRNNDAVKNNALDLKSKIELKECEYIIRTDEVRLKQILINLVGNACKFTKKGSILVQCSKSDEGFILFKVEDTGIGIPKDQVQSIFERFCQVENNNGLNNSGTGLGLSISKGYVELLGGKIWCESTEGVGTSFFFTLSVDASK; encoded by the coding sequence ATGAAATACATAATTTTATTGTTTCCAATATTCTTTTTGTTAAGCTGTGGTAAAAAAGAACAACTAAGTTTTTTAAATAAAGAGGAACAAAAGTGGTTGTTGGAAAATGGTGATTCAATAAGAGTTGCCCAAGATCCATTATACGCACCTCTTGATTATCTTACTGGAAGTGGTAATATCGAAGGAATTTCAAATGATTACCTTTCCATTATTGAACAAAAGCTGGATATTAAATTCTTAAAAATTCACAAAGAAAATTTATCTGCCAATCTTGCATTAATAAAAAATAAACAGGTAGATATTGCTACCTCATTATCTAAAACGCCGGAGCGAAGTAAATACTTAATTTTTACCAAAGCTTATTTTGAATCACCGGTTGTTATTATTAGTAATTCGGATAAGACTCTTAATGTAGAAGACCTTCATGATAAAAAAATTAGTGTAAGCTCAAATTTTGCTGCTCATGAGTACTTAAAAAGATCATTCCCAAATTTCGAATTAGATTTAGTTGTGGATGATAGAGAAGGTATAAAGAAAATTGTGTTTAACGAAACCGATGTAATGCTTATTGATTTAGCTTCAGCATCATTTCACCTCGAAAATTTAGGAATTGTTAATCTTCATGTAGTAGGTAATATCGATTTAACCTATGAAATTGCAATGGGAGTTAGGAATGATCTTCCAATTTTGCGCGATATCTTAGACAAAACAATTGCTTCGATTAGTAGAAAAGAGAAAAGTAAAATTAGAAAAGAATGGGTTTTTCTGGCAACTCGTGAGTTTTGGGAGCGCAGAAATTTTTGGTATTGGCTAGGAGCAATAGTGTTTGTGCTAAGTACGGTGTTTGTAATAAGCTTAGCATTTAATAAAAGGTTGAAAAGATTAATAAGAAAAAGAACTGTCGAATTAAATAGGGAACTTTCTCAACGATTAATTGCAGAAACTTCTTTGCGTGAGAGTGAAACAAGATATAGAATAGTAGCAGAGCAAAGCGGACAAATTGTATATGATTATAATTTAAAGAATGATAGTATAATTTGGTCGGGAGATTTGGAAAACACCTTGGGTTTTACATTTGAAGAATATAAATCGAAAAAAATAAAAGATTGGCAGAAGTTTATTCATCCTGATGATGAACAGAAAACAATTGATTTGCTGGATAAATCAATTGCCAATGGTAATTCTTCTTATGATTTAGTTTACAGATATAAGCGAAAAGATGCTTCTTATGTTCCTATTAACGATAAAGGTATTTTTCTTAAGGATTTTGAGGGTAATATTTATCGTATGTTGGGAATAATGAACGACATATCAAAACAAATTGAAAGAGAAGAACAACTTAAAGAAGCAAAAAAAAATGCGGAAAATGCCGATCGCTTAAAAACTCAGTTTCTATCAAATATGTCGCACGAAATAAGAACTCCAATGAATAGTATTATTGGATTTTCATCACTTTTAACTACACCTGAATTACCCAAGGAAAAGCAGGACAAGTACTGCGATTTAATACAGAAAAGTTCATCATATCTGCAAAATATTATTGATGATGTTATGGATTTTGCAATGATAGAAAGTGAACAGGTTAATTTGTATGTTGAACAGGTAAGCTTAAAAGAAATTATCGATAATGTTTTGGATATATTTCGCAATAATGACGCAGTAAAAAATAATGCACTTGATTTAAAATCAAAAATTGAACTTAAAGAATGCGAATATATCATCAGAACAGATGAAGTCCGCCTAAAACAAATCCTTATTAATTTAGTTGGAAATGCTTGCAAATTCACTAAGAAAGGAAGTATTTTGGTTCAATGCTCAAAATCGGACGAGGGCTTCATTCTGTTTAAAGTTGAAGATACAGGAATTGGTATTCCCAAAGACCAAGTTCAAAGTATATTTGAACGTTTTTGTCAGGTTGAAAACAACAATGGATTAAATAATAGTGGTACCGGGTTAGGTTTATCCATCTCAAAAGGATATGTAGAACTTTTAGGAGGCAAAATTTGGTGTGAATCTACCGAAGGAGTAGGAACAAGCTTCTTTTTTACTTTGTCTGTTGATGCTTCCAAATGA
- the purT gene encoding formate-dependent phosphoribosylglycinamide formyltransferase codes for MVKKILLLGSGELGKEFVIAAQRLGQAVIAVDSYEGAPAMQVADDFEIINMLDGDALDVIVAKHQPDLIVPEIEAIRTERFYDYEKQGIQVVPSAKAANFTMDRRAIRDLAAKDLGIRTAKYLYASSLEDMYKVVEEVGMPCVVKPLMSSSGKGQSVIKCYDDIAKAWDIAGSKGRGDSGDVIVEAFVKFTSEITLLTVTQKEGPTLFCPPIGHVQERGDYQQSWQPALISDADVKKAQEMADKVTATLGGAGIWGVEFFICEDGVVFSELSPRPHDTGMVTLAGTQNFSEFELHCRAVLGLPIPEITLERVGASAVILADKEGSKPYFEGLEKAAIYSKSDLRLFGKPTTRQYRRMGVTLAYNSVDADVLKCVDKAKEMAALVTVKNQ; via the coding sequence ATGGTAAAGAAGATTTTACTGCTGGGTTCGGGAGAACTTGGGAAAGAGTTTGTAATTGCTGCTCAGCGTTTGGGGCAAGCAGTTATTGCAGTTGATAGTTATGAAGGGGCACCTGCCATGCAAGTTGCTGATGATTTTGAAATTATTAATATGTTGGATGGCGATGCACTGGATGTAATTGTAGCCAAACATCAGCCAGATTTAATTGTACCTGAAATTGAGGCAATCCGTACCGAACGTTTCTACGATTACGAAAAACAGGGAATTCAAGTGGTGCCAAGTGCGAAAGCTGCAAACTTTACAATGGATAGAAGAGCAATTCGTGATCTTGCCGCTAAGGATTTGGGAATTCGTACTGCAAAATATTTGTATGCAAGTTCTTTAGAGGATATGTATAAAGTGGTTGAAGAGGTTGGTATGCCTTGTGTTGTAAAACCATTAATGTCTTCATCGGGAAAAGGACAGTCGGTAATAAAATGCTATGATGATATTGCAAAAGCATGGGATATTGCAGGATCGAAAGGACGTGGCGATTCCGGTGATGTGATTGTTGAAGCATTCGTAAAGTTTACTTCAGAGATTACCTTATTAACGGTAACACAAAAAGAGGGACCTACCTTATTCTGTCCACCAATAGGGCATGTTCAGGAGCGTGGCGATTATCAACAAAGCTGGCAACCAGCTTTAATTTCTGATGCGGATGTGAAAAAGGCGCAGGAAATGGCAGATAAAGTTACTGCTACACTTGGTGGCGCAGGAATCTGGGGAGTTGAATTCTTTATTTGCGAGGATGGAGTTGTATTTTCAGAATTATCTCCTCGTCCGCACGATACAGGAATGGTAACCCTTGCCGGAACACAGAATTTTAGTGAATTTGAATTGCATTGTCGCGCTGTATTGGGTTTACCAATTCCCGAGATTACATTGGAAAGAGTAGGAGCCAGTGCAGTTATTTTAGCCGATAAAGAAGGTTCAAAACCTTACTTTGAAGGTTTAGAGAAAGCTGCTATTTATTCAAAATCAGATTTGCGTTTATTTGGAAAGCCAACAACACGCCAATATAGAAGAATGGGAGTGACTTTGGCATACAATTCGGTTGATGCAGATGTTTTAAAATGTGTAGATAAGGCCAAAGAGATGGCTGCTCTTGTTACAGTAAAGAATCAATAA
- a CDS encoding formate/nitrite transporter family protein produces the protein MSYQDINEIIKVGKPNSKTSIKEQNGFNSPKETVEVINHTAESKEKTPIKKVFVLAILAGGYIAMGSLLALIVGGAMPGLAQTNPGLQKFFFGAVFPLGLILCAVAGAELFTGNTAYFIPSVLSKRMSFKVPLKNWGIVYVGNFFGSLIVAYFLVYLTGALLNSPSVDSAINIAIAKTSNPFYKTFLKGIACNWMVALAMWLAYAAKDVAGKILGIWFPVMAFVAMGFEHCVANMFFIPVAIFHGADITWMDFIVKNLIPATLGNIVGGALFVGTSYWYVYDKK, from the coding sequence ATGTCGTATCAGGATATTAATGAAATTATAAAGGTTGGTAAACCAAATTCTAAAACAAGCATTAAAGAACAAAATGGGTTTAATTCTCCAAAGGAAACTGTTGAGGTAATAAATCATACTGCTGAATCGAAAGAAAAAACACCCATTAAAAAAGTATTTGTACTTGCAATACTAGCAGGAGGTTACATTGCAATGGGAAGTCTTTTGGCACTAATTGTAGGAGGTGCAATGCCTGGACTTGCACAAACAAATCCGGGTCTACAAAAGTTCTTTTTTGGTGCGGTTTTTCCTTTAGGATTAATTCTTTGTGCTGTAGCTGGAGCCGAATTATTTACTGGTAATACAGCTTATTTTATTCCTTCGGTATTATCTAAACGTATGTCGTTTAAAGTGCCATTAAAAAACTGGGGAATTGTTTATGTTGGAAACTTTTTTGGTTCCCTAATTGTTGCTTACTTTTTGGTATACCTAACCGGAGCACTGTTAAATTCTCCATCGGTAGATTCTGCAATTAATATTGCCATTGCAAAAACATCAAATCCTTTTTACAAAACCTTTTTAAAAGGTATTGCCTGTAACTGGATGGTTGCCCTAGCAATGTGGCTAGCCTATGCTGCGAAAGATGTAGCAGGAAAAATTTTGGGTATTTGGTTCCCAGTTATGGCATTTGTAGCAATGGGATTTGAACACTGTGTTGCCAATATGTTTTTTATTCCTGTTGCCATTTTCCATGGTGCCGATATTACTTGGATGGATTTTATTGTGAAAAATTTAATCCCTGCCACTCTTGGTAATATTGTTGGTGGAGCTTTGTTTGTTGGTACTTCTTATTGGTATGTTTACGATAAGAAATAG
- the pflA gene encoding pyruvate formate-lyase-activating protein, which translates to MLNVHSFESLGTYDGPGIRLVVFLQGCAFKCLYCANPDTISFKGGTPTPQEEIMRKARNQRPFFGKQGGVTISGGEPLWQAAELKKLFKQLKEEGFNTCIDSNGNVLTNDVKELMEHTDLVLLDIKHINPEWHKKITGKRNDTTLKFAAYLRKKNVKVWMRYVLVPGYSDQAEYLHEMGRYFQEYSNIEKLEIQPYHKLGVHKYEHLKMEYKLEGVPENTPEQLKAVKEIFSKYFKEVIIN; encoded by the coding sequence ATGTTAAACGTTCACTCTTTTGAATCATTAGGTACTTACGATGGTCCCGGAATTAGATTAGTAGTCTTTCTGCAAGGTTGTGCATTCAAATGCTTGTACTGTGCCAACCCCGATACAATCAGCTTTAAAGGTGGAACTCCAACGCCACAGGAAGAAATCATGCGTAAAGCAAGAAATCAGCGACCTTTCTTTGGGAAACAAGGAGGAGTGACCATATCGGGAGGAGAACCTCTTTGGCAAGCAGCTGAACTAAAAAAACTTTTCAAACAGTTGAAAGAGGAAGGTTTTAACACCTGTATCGACAGCAATGGGAATGTGCTGACCAATGACGTAAAAGAATTGATGGAACACACCGATTTGGTTCTTTTGGATATTAAACACATCAACCCGGAATGGCACAAGAAAATTACGGGCAAACGCAACGATACTACACTTAAATTTGCAGCATATCTTCGCAAGAAAAATGTTAAAGTATGGATGCGATATGTTTTGGTTCCAGGCTACTCCGATCAAGCAGAATATCTTCATGAAATGGGTAGGTATTTTCAGGAATACAGCAATATTGAGAAACTTGAAATTCAACCTTACCACAAGCTTGGCGTTCACAAATACGAACACCTTAAAATGGAATACAAGTTAGAAGGAGTTCCTGAAAATACGCCTGAGCAATTAAAAGCTGTGAAAGAAATTTTCTCGAAGTATTTCAAAGAAGTTATCATCAATTAA
- the pflB gene encoding formate C-acetyltransferase, which translates to MERKQFKAGEWQKTINVRDFVSKNLTSYTGDASFLTEATERTKKLWDICKNAVKEERANNGVRSIDTETVSRIASHGAGYIDKSLELIVGLQADELLRRAMKPYGGIAVVEKACKEQGLEVSDRVKDIFQNYAKTHNDGVFDAYTEEIRKFRSLGFLTGLPDNYARGRIIGDYRRVALYGIDRLIDAKKEDLAGLTGSMTDHLIRLREEVAEQIKALGQIKELGNKYGLELNRPAETAQEAIQWVYMGYLAAVKEQDGAAMSLGNVSTFLDAYIERDIQAGKITEEFAQEMLDQFVMKLRMVRHLRMNAYDEIFAGDPTWVTESIGGNTLDGRTKVTKTSFRFLNTLYTLGASPEPNMTVLWSNTLPEGFKKFCAQVSIDTSSIQYENDQLMTDTRKSDDYGIACCVSYQEIGKQIQFFGARCNLAKTLLLALNGGRCEKTGTQLINGIPSMSSDVLNFDEVMTNYKIAMKEMARVYNDSMNIIHYMHDKYYYEKSQMALVDTNPAINLAYGIAGLSIVADSLSAIKNADKVTAIRNEDGLTCDFKIEGDFPYYGNDDDAVDCFAVEIPSIFNGMLKELHTYKNAEPTMSILTITSNVVYGLKTGATPDGRAAGVPFAPGANPMHGRDKNGAIASLNSVAKINYEDSLDGISNTFSIVPKSLGATAETRQDNLVTMMDAYFIKGAHHLNVNVLDRAMLEDAMEHPEEYPQLTIRVSGYAVNFVRLTREQQLEVISRSFFDKM; encoded by the coding sequence ATGGAAAGAAAGCAATTTAAGGCCGGAGAATGGCAAAAGACAATTAACGTAAGAGATTTTGTAAGTAAGAATTTAACTTCTTACACCGGAGATGCCTCATTTTTAACCGAAGCTACAGAGCGCACTAAAAAGTTATGGGATATCTGTAAAAATGCAGTTAAAGAAGAACGTGCAAATAATGGCGTTCGTTCAATTGATACCGAAACAGTATCAAGAATTGCATCTCACGGAGCAGGATATATAGACAAATCATTAGAATTAATTGTTGGTTTACAAGCTGATGAATTGCTTCGCAGAGCAATGAAACCTTATGGTGGTATTGCCGTTGTTGAAAAAGCATGTAAAGAGCAAGGTCTTGAAGTATCGGATCGTGTTAAAGATATATTCCAAAATTACGCAAAAACTCATAATGATGGTGTTTTCGATGCTTATACTGAAGAGATTCGTAAGTTCCGATCTTTAGGTTTCCTTACCGGATTGCCTGATAATTACGCTCGTGGTCGTATTATTGGCGATTATCGCCGTGTTGCTTTATATGGTATTGATAGGTTAATTGATGCAAAAAAAGAAGATTTAGCTGGCTTAACAGGAAGCATGACTGATCACTTAATTCGCTTGCGCGAAGAAGTTGCTGAGCAAATTAAAGCTTTAGGTCAGATTAAAGAATTAGGAAATAAATATGGTTTAGAACTAAATCGCCCTGCCGAAACTGCTCAGGAAGCTATCCAATGGGTTTACATGGGATACCTTGCTGCCGTTAAAGAACAAGATGGAGCAGCAATGTCCTTAGGTAATGTTTCTACTTTCCTCGATGCATACATAGAGAGAGATATTCAAGCTGGCAAAATTACTGAAGAATTTGCTCAGGAAATGCTAGATCAATTCGTAATGAAGTTGCGTATGGTTCGTCATCTTCGTATGAATGCTTACGATGAGATTTTTGCCGGCGATCCAACCTGGGTAACCGAATCAATTGGTGGAAACACTCTCGATGGACGAACTAAAGTTACAAAAACTTCTTTCCGTTTCTTAAATACTTTATATACTCTTGGAGCTTCACCGGAACCAAACATGACTGTACTTTGGTCGAATACTTTGCCCGAAGGATTCAAAAAGTTCTGTGCTCAGGTTTCTATCGACACTTCTTCTATACAATACGAGAATGATCAATTAATGACAGATACTCGTAAATCGGATGATTATGGTATTGCCTGTTGTGTTTCTTATCAGGAAATTGGAAAGCAAATTCAATTTTTTGGTGCTCGTTGTAATCTGGCTAAAACTCTTCTTTTAGCATTAAATGGCGGGCGTTGCGAAAAAACAGGTACTCAGTTAATCAATGGCATTCCGTCCATGAGTAGCGATGTTTTAAACTTCGACGAAGTAATGACAAACTACAAAATTGCTATGAAAGAGATGGCTCGGGTGTACAACGATTCAATGAATATTATCCATTATATGCACGACAAGTATTACTATGAAAAGTCTCAAATGGCTTTGGTAGATACAAATCCTGCTATTAATCTAGCTTACGGCATAGCTGGTCTTTCTATTGTTGCCGATTCATTATCTGCAATCAAAAATGCAGATAAAGTAACAGCTATTCGCAACGAAGATGGATTAACCTGTGATTTTAAAATTGAAGGTGATTTCCCATACTATGGAAATGATGACGATGCGGTAGATTGTTTTGCGGTTGAAATTCCATCCATTTTTAATGGTATGTTAAAAGAACTTCATACCTACAAAAATGCTGAGCCAACCATGTCTATTCTTACCATTACTTCCAATGTTGTTTATGGATTAAAAACGGGAGCTACTCCCGATGGTAGAGCTGCTGGAGTACCTTTTGCTCCTGGTGCAAATCCAATGCACGGGCGCGATAAAAATGGTGCAATTGCCTCTTTAAATTCTGTTGCCAAAATCAACTACGAAGACTCTTTAGATGGAATCTCAAATACGTTTTCCATTGTTCCTAAATCATTAGGGGCAACTGCTGAAACTCGTCAGGATAATTTGGTTACCATGATGGATGCTTACTTTATTAAAGGTGCTCATCACTTAAACGTAAATGTATTGGATCGTGCGATGTTAGAAGATGCAATGGAGCATCCCGAAGAATATCCACAACTTACTATCCGTGTATCGGGATATGCTGTAAACTTTGTTCGCTTAACTCGCGAACAACAACTTGAGGTTATCTCTCGTAGCTTTTTCGATAAAATGTAG
- a CDS encoding SDR family oxidoreductase — protein sequence MKKVALITGASSGIGAELAKIHANKGGDLILIARREYKLNELKTEIEEKYGAKVMVIAKDLALLESPKEIYNTIKNAGIEVEYLINNAGFGGRGKFHERNLEDDLAMINLNVIALTLLTRYFLNDMVERNSGKILNVSSTASFAPGPLQAVYFATKAFVSFFSNAISNELNDTNITVTALLPGATETEFAVVSGMEKTAVFQKTVSARSVAEDGYKGMLKGKIDVISGLTFTQKLMLFFIPFTPKRMLIKLMRNFQEE from the coding sequence ATGAAAAAGGTAGCATTGATAACAGGGGCATCATCGGGAATTGGTGCAGAACTAGCAAAAATACATGCCAATAAAGGTGGGGATTTAATACTGATAGCTCGTCGTGAATATAAATTGAATGAGTTAAAAACTGAAATAGAAGAAAAGTATGGAGCAAAGGTAATGGTAATAGCTAAAGATCTTGCTTTGTTAGAATCTCCAAAGGAAATATATAATACTATTAAAAATGCTGGAATAGAAGTTGAATATCTGATTAATAATGCGGGATTTGGAGGAAGAGGCAAATTTCATGAAAGGAATTTAGAGGATGATTTGGCAATGATAAATCTGAATGTGATTGCGCTTACTTTACTTACCCGATATTTTCTTAATGATATGGTAGAGAGAAATTCTGGTAAAATATTAAATGTATCGTCAACAGCAAGTTTTGCACCAGGACCATTACAAGCAGTATATTTTGCAACAAAAGCATTTGTTAGTTTTTTTAGTAATGCCATTAGCAATGAATTAAATGATACAAATATCACGGTAACTGCATTGTTACCTGGTGCTACCGAAACCGAATTTGCCGTAGTTTCGGGTATGGAGAAAACAGCAGTTTTTCAGAAAACGGTTAGTGCACGTAGTGTAGCTGAAGATGGATATAAAGGTATGTTAAAAGGAAAAATAGATGTGATATCAGGTTTAACTTTTACGCAAAAATTAATGTTGTTTTTCATTCCATTTACACCCAAACGCATGCTAATTAAGCTGATGCGTAATTTTCAGGAAGAATAA
- a CDS encoding radical SAM protein, translating to MYKYLFGPVPSRRLGMSLGVDLVPKKVCSLDCVYCEVGKTTKLSLDKKEYIKFDKVKDELINYFKNNPDPDYITFSGSGEPTLNIFIGEILEFIKQNKPNIPVAVLTNGTLLYDKKVRDAILKADVILPSLDAATEEVFQKINRPATNLNIEKCIQGLINLRKEFKGKIWLEIFILPNYNDNENELKELKNAFLKIKPDSIQINTLDRPGTVPNLRGASKRELQKIVDFWNLDNVEIIAAAPERKNIQSYRSDTETAIIETIARRPCTLDDLTKILGLHINEVNKYLDVLEADHKIETIQQERGVFYQLKE from the coding sequence ATGTATAAATATTTATTTGGACCAGTTCCTTCAAGAAGACTGGGAATGTCCTTAGGTGTTGATTTAGTGCCTAAAAAGGTATGTTCTTTAGATTGCGTTTACTGTGAAGTTGGAAAAACAACAAAACTAAGCCTCGACAAAAAAGAATACATCAAATTTGATAAAGTAAAAGATGAATTAATCAATTATTTTAAGAATAACCCAGATCCTGATTATATTACTTTTTCTGGATCGGGAGAGCCTACTTTAAATATTTTTATAGGTGAAATTCTGGAATTTATAAAACAGAATAAACCTAATATTCCTGTGGCTGTTTTAACAAACGGAACCCTTCTGTACGACAAAAAAGTTAGAGATGCCATACTTAAGGCCGATGTAATTCTACCCTCGCTTGATGCTGCAACAGAAGAGGTTTTTCAAAAAATAAACAGACCTGCAACAAATTTAAATATTGAGAAATGTATACAAGGTTTAATTAATTTACGAAAAGAATTTAAAGGCAAAATATGGCTTGAGATTTTCATTTTACCAAACTATAACGATAACGAAAATGAGTTGAAAGAGCTTAAAAATGCATTCTTAAAAATTAAGCCCGATTCCATTCAGATAAATACTCTGGATCGTCCTGGAACTGTTCCTAACTTAAGAGGTGCAAGTAAAAGAGAACTGCAAAAAATTGTTGATTTCTGGAACTTGGATAATGTAGAGATTATAGCTGCTGCTCCCGAACGAAAAAATATTCAATCGTACAGAAGTGATACCGAAACTGCTATTATAGAAACCATAGCACGAAGACCTTGTACTCTTGATGATTTAACTAAAATATTAGGCCTGCACATTAACGAAGTAAACAAGTACCTCGATGTTTTAGAAGCAGATCATAAAATTGAAACAATACAACAAGAAAGAGGTGTTTTTTACCAATTAAAAGAATAA
- a CDS encoding CGGC domain-containing protein has protein sequence MKVGIFICDRYKNCAGGKCFKSMQKREGAFNRYNKDETLEIVGYTSCGACPGGNIEYAPEEMIKNGAEVIHFATGCIVGYPPCPYLSYFKKFIEDKYNIKVVIGTHPIPQKYFITHTNLGTWKTNEWQEFIKPTLADEKLRKEYD, from the coding sequence ATGAAAGTTGGTATATTTATTTGCGATCGATACAAAAATTGCGCAGGAGGTAAATGCTTTAAATCAATGCAAAAGCGCGAAGGTGCTTTTAACAGGTACAATAAAGATGAAACTTTAGAAATAGTTGGTTATACAAGTTGCGGAGCTTGTCCTGGTGGAAATATTGAATATGCCCCTGAAGAAATGATTAAAAATGGTGCAGAAGTAATTCATTTTGCAACAGGATGTATTGTTGGATATCCTCCTTGTCCTTACCTCTCATATTTTAAAAAATTTATTGAGGATAAGTACAATATAAAAGTAGTAATTGGCACCCACCCTATTCCTCAAAAATATTTTATTACCCACACTAATCTTGGTACATGGAAAACAAATGAGTGGCAAGAGTTCATAAAACCAACATTGGCAGATGAAAAATTGCGAAAGGAATATGATTAA
- a CDS encoding uracil-DNA glycosylase produces the protein MEQLKNRILKCTACNLSKTRKNAIWGEGNPNAKILLIGEAPGAYEDMSGRPFVGKSGQLLDKILAACGFNRQEHVFLSNVIRCRPPQNRTPQNEEVEACIHFLFEQIDLVDPKIIILMGATALKRFFKNDNMRITKCRGEWIEWENRLVMPVYHPSALLRNPNLKRETWNDFKKVVFKYREIVNADHFSAHV, from the coding sequence ATGGAACAATTAAAGAATAGAATTTTAAAATGCACAGCCTGCAATTTGTCAAAAACCAGAAAGAATGCAATTTGGGGTGAAGGAAATCCGAATGCAAAAATATTATTAATTGGGGAAGCTCCAGGTGCTTATGAAGATATGAGTGGAAGACCTTTTGTGGGGAAATCAGGACAATTATTAGATAAGATTTTGGCAGCCTGTGGTTTTAATCGCCAGGAACATGTTTTTTTAAGTAATGTTATTCGTTGCAGGCCCCCACAAAACAGAACACCTCAAAACGAAGAGGTAGAGGCTTGTATTCATTTTTTATTTGAGCAGATAGATCTTGTAGATCCGAAAATTATTATTCTAATGGGAGCAACAGCCCTTAAACGTTTCTTTAAAAACGATAATATGAGGATAACAAAATGTCGTGGAGAATGGATAGAGTGGGAAAATCGTTTGGTTATGCCAGTATATCATCCATCTGCATTGTTAAGAAATCCTAATTTAAAGCGTGAAACTTGGAACGATTTTAAAAAAGTTGTTTTTAAATATCGCGAAATTGTTAATGCAGATCACTTTTCGGCTCATGTTTAA